Within Thermus sp. CCB_US3_UF1, the genomic segment GGTCCAGGCCGGCCCGGAGGGCGGCCATGCGGAACTTGGCCTCCACGTAGCGGGCGGAAGGCACGTGTCCCTTGCGCTTGCCCTGGGCAAAAGTGAAAATGGGCACATTACCCTGGGGAAGGCCCAGCTCCCCCAAGGCCTCCTGGGCCGTTTTGGAAAGGGGTACCAGGCGCTCCTTGTTGCCCTTGCCCACCACCCGCACCGCCGCGGGCCGCCCCCCCTCCAGGAGCACGTTCCGCCCCTTGAGGGAAAGGGCCTCAGAGATGCGCAAGCCCGTGCCGTAGAGGAAGCGGGCCAAGGCCGTGAGGAGCCTGGCCTCTTTTTCCTCGACGAAAGCCTGGAGGAAGCGCTTGAGCTCCTCGGGGTTGGGGTGCAGGGGAAGCCGCCGCCCTGCCTTGGGGCGGCCGATGCCCTCCGTGGGGTCCTCCACGGCCTCCCCCCGCACCTGGGCCAGGTAGCGGTAATAACTCCTCAGGGCGGCCAGGAAGCCCTGGACCCGCCTCGGGGCCCAGCGCTCCTCCAGGAGAAGGGCCCGCACCGCCTCGGGCCCCGGGGGAAGGGCGTGGGCCTCGAGGAAGCCCAGCCAGAGGACCAGGTCCTGGAGGTAGCGCCGCACCCCCCGGGGGGAGTAGCCCCGTTCCAAGAGGAGGTACTCCGCGTAGGGGGCCAGGACCAGAAGGGCCTGGCTTGGCCTTCTAATGCCCAAGGTTTTCCAAAGAGCGTGGGCGGGAAGGCTGGGGTCCATGGGGGCATTATATGCGCGAAATGTACCTTTCGCGCAAATTGGCTTAGCGGTTCCCTAGCCCGCCGCCACGCCTTCCTTTAGGCCTGCCTGGGCCGCGGCCAGCCGGGCGGTGAGGACCCGGTAGGGGCTCGCCGAGGTGTAGTCCAGGAGGGGGGCCACCAAGGCCACGCTCCGGGCCTCCCCCCCGTGCTCCCCGCAGAGGCCCACCTTGAGCCGGGGGTTGGCCCGCCGCCCCTCCTCCACCGCCAGCCTGAGGAGGCGGCCCACCCCCTTCTCGTCCAGGCGCTCCGTGGGGTCAAAGGGGAAAAGCCCTTCCTCCACGTACCGGGGCAGGAACTTCCCCGCATCGTCCCGGGAAAGGCCGAAGGCCATCTGGGTGAGGTCGTTGGTGCCGAAGCTGAAGAAGTCCACCAGGGGGGCGATCTCCCCCGCCAGGAGGGCGGCCCGGGGGGTCTCGATCATGGTGCCGAAAGGGATGGGCCCGTAGACCCGGAAGAGCTCCTCGGCCAGGGCCCGGGCCCGCTCCACCTCTTTGGGGTCGGCCACCAGGGGGACCATGACCTCGGGGCGGGGGTCCAGGCCCTCCTGGCGGAGCTCCTGGGCGGCCTCGAGGAGGGCCCTAAGCTGCATGCGGAGGATGCTGGGCCTAAGGAGGAGGAGCCTAACCCCACGGAAGCCCAGCATGGGGTTTTGCTCCCTTAGGGCCTGGGCCCGCTCCAGAAGGGCCTGGGCCTCCTCGTCCCCGGCCTCGGCCTTGGCCTTGAGCTCCTCCCAGGGGGGGAGGAACTCGTGCAGGGGCGGGTCCAGGAGGCGGACGGTGACGGGGAGGCCGTCCATGGCCCGGAGGATGGCCTTGAAGTCCTCCTTCTGGAAAGCGAAGAGGGCCGACAGGGCCGCCTCTTCCTCCTCCTCCGTGGCGGCCAGGATGAGCCTTCGCACCCAGGGCAGGCGCTCCTCGGCGAAAAACATGTGCTCCGTGCGGCAGAGCCCGATCCCCTCGGCCCCGAAGGCCCGGGCCCGGCTGGCGTCCAGTGGGGTGTCGGCGTTGGCCCTCACCCCCAGGCGGCGGTGGGGCTCGGCCCAGGCGAGGAGCTTGGCCAGCAGGGCCTCCCCCTGGGCCTCCACCAGGGGGACCGCCCCCAGGTAGACCGCCCCCGTGCCCCCGTCCAGGGTGAGGAGGTCCCCCTCCCGGATCTCCACCCCCTCCGCCACGGCCCGCCCCTCCTCGGGGTAGACCCTAAGGGCCTCGGCCCCCACCACCGCCGGCACCCCCAGGCCCCGGGCCACCACGGCGGCGTGGGAGGTGAGGCCCCCCCGGGCGGTGAGGATCCCCTTGGCTAGGTACATGCCCGTGATGTCCTCGGGGGTGGTCTCCGGCCGCACCAGGACCGCGGGGAGGCCTTGGGCGGCGTAGCGTTCCGCGGCCTCGTTGCTGAAGACCGCATGGCCAAAGGCGGCCCCGGGGCTTGCGGGAAGCCCCTGGAGGAAGGGCTTGGGAGCCCTTTCCCGGTCCACGGCGGGCCGGAGGAGGCCAGGGAGGGCGTTGGCCTCCACCCGGAGGACCGCCTCCTCCCGGGTGATGAGCCCCTCCTCGGCCATCTCCACGGCGATGCGCACCGCCGCCTGGGCCGTGCGCTTGCCCGAGCGGGTCTGGAGGAGGTAAAGCCGCCCCCGCTCCACGGTGAACTCAAAGTCCTGCATGTCGCGGAAGTGGCGTTCCAGGAGCTGGGCGATGGCCTCAATCTCCCGATAAAGCCCAGGGGCGTAGTCCAGAAGGCGCTCCAGGGGTTCGGGGGTGCGCACCCCGGCCACCACGTCCTCCCCTTGGGCGTTCCGCAGGTACTCCCCGTAAAGGCCCCTTTCCCCGGTGGCGGGGTTGCGGGTGAAGCCCACCCCGGTGCCCGAGTCCTCCCCCAGGTTGCCGAAGACCATGGCCTGGACCACCACCGCGGTCCCCAGGTCCTCGGGGATGCCGTAGATGCGGCGGTAGGTCCTGGCCCGGGGGTTCTGCCAGCTTCGGAAGACGGCCTCCACCGCCCCCCGGAGCTGGGCCCAAGGGTCTAAGGGGAAGGGGGTGCCGCGGGCCTCCAGGTGGCGCAGGTACCCAAGGGCCAGCTCCTCCAGGTCCTCGGCGGAAAGCTCGGCGTCCGTGCGCACCCCCCGCCGGGCCTTGAGGGCGGATAGCCTTTCCTCAAAGACCTCGGCCCGCTCCCCCAGGACCACCTCCCCGTACATGGCCAGAAGGCGGCGGAAGGCGTCCCAGGCGAAGCGGGGGTTGCCCGTGGCCCGGGCCAGGGCCCCTACCCCTTCCAGGGAAAGCCCCAGGTTCAGGATGGTGTCCATCATCCCCGGCATGGAGACCGGGGCCCCGCTCCTCACGGAAACCAGGAGGGGAGGGGCACCCCCCTCCCCCTGGCCAAACCGCTTCCCCGTTAGGCCCTCGAGGGCCGCCACCTTGGCCTCCACCTCCTCCCAAAGCCCCGGGACCTTCCCCTCCTGGAGGAAGCGGCGGCAGGCCGCGGTGCTCAGGATAAAGGCCGGGGGCACGGGGAGGCCGGCCCGGTGCATGGCCACCAGGCCGAACCCCTTTCCGCCCAGGACCTCGCGGGAAAGCCCTTGGGCTTCCGTTAGCAGATAGGCAAACCGCTCCACGCCTCCAGTCTCCCCCGGGGCATGGAAGCGTGGAAAGGTGTAGGCGCGCGACCCCTACACCGCCCTTAGGAGAGGAGGTGGCGCAT encodes:
- the ppdK gene encoding pyruvate, phosphate dikinase translates to MERFAYLLTEAQGLSREVLGGKGFGLVAMHRAGLPVPPAFILSTAACRRFLQEGKVPGLWEEVEAKVAALEGLTGKRFGQGEGGAPPLLVSVRSGAPVSMPGMMDTILNLGLSLEGVGALARATGNPRFAWDAFRRLLAMYGEVVLGERAEVFEERLSALKARRGVRTDAELSAEDLEELALGYLRHLEARGTPFPLDPWAQLRGAVEAVFRSWQNPRARTYRRIYGIPEDLGTAVVVQAMVFGNLGEDSGTGVGFTRNPATGERGLYGEYLRNAQGEDVVAGVRTPEPLERLLDYAPGLYREIEAIAQLLERHFRDMQDFEFTVERGRLYLLQTRSGKRTAQAAVRIAVEMAEEGLITREEAVLRVEANALPGLLRPAVDRERAPKPFLQGLPASPGAAFGHAVFSNEAAERYAAQGLPAVLVRPETTPEDITGMYLAKGILTARGGLTSHAAVVARGLGVPAVVGAEALRVYPEEGRAVAEGVEIREGDLLTLDGGTGAVYLGAVPLVEAQGEALLAKLLAWAEPHRRLGVRANADTPLDASRARAFGAEGIGLCRTEHMFFAEERLPWVRRLILAATEEEEEAALSALFAFQKEDFKAILRAMDGLPVTVRLLDPPLHEFLPPWEELKAKAEAGDEEAQALLERAQALREQNPMLGFRGVRLLLLRPSILRMQLRALLEAAQELRQEGLDPRPEVMVPLVADPKEVERARALAEELFRVYGPIPFGTMIETPRAALLAGEIAPLVDFFSFGTNDLTQMAFGLSRDDAGKFLPRYVEEGLFPFDPTERLDEKGVGRLLRLAVEEGRRANPRLKVGLCGEHGGEARSVALVAPLLDYTSASPYRVLTARLAAAQAGLKEGVAAG
- a CDS encoding tyrosine-type recombinase/integrase, which codes for MDPSLPAHALWKTLGIRRPSQALLVLAPYAEYLLLERGYSPRGVRRYLQDLVLWLGFLEAHALPPGPEAVRALLLEERWAPRRVQGFLAALRSYYRYLAQVRGEAVEDPTEGIGRPKAGRRLPLHPNPEELKRFLQAFVEEKEARLLTALARFLYGTGLRISEALSLKGRNVLLEGGRPAAVRVVGKGNKERLVPLSKTAQEALGELGLPQGNVPIFTFAQGKRKGHVPSARYVEAKFRMAALRAGLDPRRFTPHKLRHAYATLLVEVGVELDAVKDLLGHESIATTQIYLHASRERLKEAASRLPEL